In Populus nigra chromosome 1, ddPopNigr1.1, whole genome shotgun sequence, one genomic interval encodes:
- the LOC133682596 gene encoding uncharacterized protein LOC133682596, translated as MSKLAYSSDRAIFPFLWIDLKVLAEISKCNIQDQNREGVPLQPGKEPEDSSNLTLWPSISFTSQIIVSAELRSNYMAENSSSGGSSMASAPARSDDPAWAHGQVVVGAKNSSICVHCSKRINGGGITRLKYHLAGIKGQVEACKKVPPDVKWQMKQLIEDLTMEKEKRKRLRTDIGNSQSLSNDEVEEGGSANPTLSDIGSKATKRLTMQGTSANRKKMTSFVPRTTPSSQPSIKSAMASKEKEHNARKVIARWWYDVNVPFNGAKSYYYQPMIDAIASMGPGFKGPSYHDLRGPLLKDVVHDVHEYLFEIKADWKLYGCSIMADGWSNRRNVPIVNFLAYSPRGTIFLKSVDTSGLRKDKETLLEMFDEVVKEVGQENIVQFVSDNEAAFKAAGKALQQRYGTFFWSPCAAHCIDLMLENISDPRYFPMIDETIKKARNITKFIYNHAWVLALMRKDFTNGNDLCRPGITRFATHFLSIQCLLKFKKELRQMFTCMKWVESSHGKSKVGKEITAIILQDKDFWPRCEHIVKVSEPLVRVLRLADSEEKPSMGYLYEAMDKAKEAIKTRLKNRVSQYGPYIRVIDARWDKQLHSPLHAAGCFLNPGIYFRPSFSKQKEVTRGLLSTITRLVPDCDTQDVISGQLEEYKKATCDFGMPLAIRQREKLNPVAWWEQFGNDTQELQKFAIRILSQCCSATGCERNWSIFEFIHSKRRNRLEHKRLSDLVFVRYNLRIQQSKIRDALDPISLDNIDLLNEWICEEPSLLNGDDISWETIEAPLSTLTLEDEETCFDEENELGGNDQLLECLVDDFPYIPSQDQDPYFYVNDGDDV; from the exons ATGTCGAAACTAGCATATTCTTCAGATAGAGCAATATTTCCGTTCTTGTGGATCGACTTGAAAGTCTTGGCAGAGATATCAAAGTGCAATATCCA GGATCAAAACAGAGAAGGAGTCCCCCTGCAACCTGGCAAAGAACCAGAAGACTCATCAAACCTCACTTTGTGGCCATCCATTTCGTTCACTTCTCAAATAATTGTCTCTGCAGAGCTAAG atcaaaTTACATGGCTGAAAACTCATCAAGTGGTGGTTCTTCTATGGCTTCAGCTCCAGCAAGATCAGATGATCCAGCATGGGCTCATGGGCAAGTGGTTGTTGGTGCAAAGAACTCAAGTATATGTGTTCATTGTAGCAAAAGGATCAATGGTGGTGGTATTACTCGTCTGAAGTATCACCTTGCTGGTATTAAGGGCCAAGTTGAAGCTTGTAAAAAGGTTCCTCCAGATGTGAAATGGCAAATGAAGCAGTTGATAGAGGACTTAACAatggagaaagagaaaagaaagagacttAGAACTGATATTGGAAATTCTCAATCACTTTCCAATGATGAAGTCGAAGAGGGTGGTAGTGCAAATCCTACTTTAAGTGATATCGGTTCAAAAGCAACTAAAAGATTGACAATGCAAGGCACAAGtgcaaatagaaaaaagatgacTTCATTCGTTCCACGAACTACCCCAAGTTCACAACCTAGCATTAAAAGTGCAATGGCTTCTAAAGAGAAGGAACATAATGCAAGGAAGGTCATTGCAAGATGGTGGTATGATGTTAATGTACCATTTAATGGTGCTAAATCATACTATTATCAACCAATGATAGACGCCATAGCATCAATGGGACCTGGTTTTAAAGGACCATCATATCATGATTTAAGGGGACCACTTTTGAAAGATGTAGTTCATGATGTCCATGAATACCTCTTTGAAATCAAGGCTGATTGGAAACTTTATGGATGCTCCATTATGGCAGATGGGTGGTCAAATAGAAGGAATGTACCAATTGTGAATTTTCTTGCTTATTCTCCAAGAGGTACCATATTCTTGAAGTCAGTTGACACTTCGGGTCTTCGAAAAGATAAAGAGACATTGCTTGAAATGTTTGATGAAGTTGTCAAAGAAGTGGGGCAAGAAAATATTGTCCAATTTGTTAGTGATAATGAGGCTGCATTCAAGGCTGCTGGGAAGGCTTTGCAACAAAGGTATGGCACTTTCTTTTGGTCTCCTTGTGCTGCCCATTGCATTGATTTGATGTTAGAAAATATTTCTGATCCAAGATATTTTCCGATGATTGATGAAACCATTAAGAAGGCAAGAAACATaaccaaatttatatataatcatgcaTGGGTTTTAGCTTTGATGAGGAAAGACTTTACTAATGGAAATGATCTATGTCGTCCTGGCATTACAAGGTTTGCTACCCATTTTTTAAGCATCCAATGTTTACTTAAGTTTAAGAAAGAGCTTCGACAAATGTTTACTTGCATGAAATGGGTAGAATCAAGTCATGGTAAAAGTAAAGTTGGAAAGGAAATAACTGCCATAATTTTACAAGATAAAGACTTTTGGCCTCGATGTGAACATATAGTCAAAGTTAGTGAACCTTTAGTACGAGTTCTTCGGTTAGCAGATAGTGAAGAAAAACCATCAATGGGTTATTTATATGAGGCAATGGATAAAGCAAAAGAAGCCATCAAGACAAGGTTGAAAAATAGAGTATCTCAATATGGACCATATATTCGGGTAATTGATGCTAGATGGGATAAGCAACTTCATAGTCCATTACATGCAGCAGGTTGTTTTCTTAATCCTGGAATCTATTTTAGGCcttctttttcaaaacaaaaggaggTTACTCGAGGTTTGCTTAGCACAATTACTAGATTGGTCCCTGATTGTGACACTCAAGATGTAATTAGTGGCCAACTTGAGGAGTATAAGAAAGCAACTTGTGATTTTGGCATGCCTCTAGCTATTCGTCAAAGAGAAAAGTTAAATCCAG TTGCATGGTGGGAGCAATTTGGCAATGACACTCAAGAACTTCAAAAGTTTGCAATTCGAATTCTTAGTCAATGTTGTAGTGCAACTGGGTGTGAAAGAAATTGGagtatatttgaatttattcaTTCTAAAAGGCGCAATAGGCTAGAGCACAAGAGATTGAGTGATCTAGTATTTGTTCGTTATAATTTGAGGATTCAACAGAG caaaataagggatgctttagatccTATTAGCCTCGATAACATTGATCTATTAAATGAATGGATTTGTGAAGAACCTAGCCTTCTTAATGGAGATGATATAAGTTGGGAGACTATAGAAGCACCTTTGTCTACTTTGACTTTAGAGGATGAAGAGACATGTTTTGATGAAGAGAATGAGCTTGGTGGAAATGATCAACTATTGGAATGTCTAGTTGATGACTTTCCCTACATACCATCACAAGATCAAGATCCTTATTTCTATGTTAATGATGGAGATGATGtttga
- the LOC133681127 gene encoding putative disease resistance RPP13-like protein 1 yields MAAALVGGSILSASLQVLFDRMASREVLDFFKERKLNERLLKKLKIMMISVNGVLDDAEEKQVTKPAVKEWLDELKDAVYEADDLLDEIAYEALRLEVEAGSQITANQARSTLSSSKREKEEMEEKLVEILDRLEYLVQQRDALGLREGVGEKPSLQKIPTTSLVDDIDVCGRDHDKEAILKLLLSDVSNGKNLDVIPIVGMGGIGKTTLAQLVYNDRGVQESFDLKAWVCVSENFDVFKITNDVLEEFGSVIDDARTPNQLQLKLRERLRDHKFLLVLDDVWNNSYADWDILMRPLKSAGQGSKIIVTTRNESVASVMRTVATYRLKELTNDDCWFLFAKHAFDDGNSSLHPDLQVIGREIVRKCKGLPLAAKTLGGLLRSKRDAKEWMKILRSDMWDLPIDNILLALRLSYRYLPSHLKQRFAYSAIFPKGYEFQKEELLFLWMAEGFINQPKGNMEIEDLGEEYFHDLVSRSFFQQSSGYTSSFVMHDLINDLAKFVSGEFCCRLEDDNSSKISKKARHLSFARIHGDGTMILKGACEAHFLRTLLLFNRSYWQQGRHVGNGAMNNLFLTFRCLRALSLSLDHDVVGLPNSIGNLKHLRYLNLSATSIVRLPDSVSTLYNLQTLILHECKDLIELPTSMMKLINLCHLDITKTKLQAMPSQLSKLTKLLKLTDFFLGKQSGSSINELGKLQHLRGTLRIWNLQNVMDAQNAIKANLKGKQLLKELELTWKGDTNDSLHERLVLEQLQPHMNIECLSIVGYMGTRFPDWIGDSSFSNIVSLKLLGCKYCSSLPPLGQLVSLKDLLIKEFGEIMVVGPEFYGSCTSLKKPFGSLEILTFEGMSKWHEWFFYSEDDEGGAFPRLQKLYINCCPHLTKVLPNCQLPCLTTLEIRKCPQLVSLLPRIPSFLIVEVEDDSREVLLEKLSSGQHSLKLDRLKSLDSLLKGCLSTTEKILVRNCDSLESFPLDQCPQLKHVRIHGCPNLQSLSSHEVARGDVTSLYSLDIRDCPHLVSFPEGGLAAPNMTVLRLRNCSKMTSLPEYMDSLLPSLVEISLRRCPELESFPKGGLPCKLESLEVYACKKLINACSEWNLQKLHSLSRLTIGMCKEVESFPESLRLPPSLCSLKISELQNLKSLDYRELQHLTSLRELMIDGCPKLQSLPEGLPATLTSFKIWALQNLESLGHKGFQHLTALRELEIESCPMLQSMPEEPLPPSLSSLYIRECPLLESRCQREKGEDWHKIQHVPNIHIYATC; encoded by the coding sequence ATGGCTGCAGCTTTGGTAGGAGGGTCAATTCTCTCTGCTTCCCTTCAAGTTTTGTTTGATAGAATGGCGTCTCGTGAGGTTTTAGACTTCTTCAAGGAGCGAAAACTCAATGAAAGGCTGCTTAAGAAGTTGAAGATTATGATGATATCTGTCAATGGAGTGCTTGATGATGCAGAGGAGAAGCAGGTTACCAAGCCAGCTGTGAAAGAGTGGCTTGATGAGCTTAAAGATGCCGTGTATGAAGCAGATGACTTGCTGGATGAGATTGCTTATGAAGCTCTGCGGTTGGAGGTGGAAGCTGGATCACAAATCACCGCTAATCAGGCACGCAGCACTTTGTCTTCTAGTAAAAGGGAGAAGgaagagatggaagaaaagTTGGTAGAGATCCTTGATAGACTTGAATATTTAGTACAACAAAGGGATGCCCTTGGTTTGAGGGAGGGTGTGGGAGAAAAACCATCATTACAGAAAATACCAACAACTTCTTTGGTGGATGATATTGATGTTTGCGGTAGGGATCATGATAAGGAAGCTATACTGAAGTTGTTGCTATCTGATGTTTCAAATGGGAAAAACTTAGATGTGATTCCCATTGTTGGTATGGGTGGAATCGGTAAGACTACTCTTGCTCAGCTTGTCTACAATGACCGCGGAGTGCAGGAGTCATTTGATCTCAAAGCATGGGTCTGTGTTTCAgaaaattttgatgttttcaagATAACAAATGATGTCCTTGAGGAGTTCGGTTCGGTGATTGATGATGCCAGGACTCCAAATCAGCTTCAACTAAAGCTAAGGGAGAGATTAAGGGACCACAAATTTCTGCTTGTTTTAGATGATGTTTGGAATAATAGCTATGCTGATTGGGATATTCTAATGAGACCTCTAAAGTCGGCAGGACAGGGAAGCAAGATTATTGTCACGACACGCAATGAAAGCGTAGCATCAGTCATGCGTACTGTTGCAACTTACCGTCTAAAGGAATTAACCAACGATGATTGCTGGTTCTTGTTTGCAAAACATGCATTTGATGATGGAAATTCATCCCTACATCCAGATTTGCAAGTAATTGGAAGAGAAATAGTGAGAAAATGTAAAGGCCTGCCGCTAGCTGCAAAAACACTTGGGGGTCTCCTTCGCTCCAAAAGAGATGCTAAGGAGTGGATGAAGATATTGAGGAGTGATATGTGGGATTTACCAATTGACAACATTCTTCTAGCTTTGAGATTGAGTTATCGTTATCTCCCATCACATCTAAAACAACGTTTTGCTTACTCTGCAATATTTCCTAAAGGTTATGAATTTCAAAAGGAGGAATTACTATTTCTATGGATGGCAGAGGGTTTTATAAACCAACCTAAAGGAAACATGGAGATAGAAGATTTGGGCGAAGAGTATTTTCATGATCTTGTATCAAGGTCATTTTTTCAACAATCAAGTGGCTATACATCATCATTTGTTATGCATGACCTAATAAATGACTTAGCAAAATTTGTTTCTGGAGAATTTTGCTGCAGGTTAGAGGATGACAATTCAAGTAAGATTAGTAAAAAGGCCCGTCATTTATCGTTTGCAAGAATACATGGTGATGGCACTATGATACTGAAAGGTGCTTGTGAAGCCCACTTTTTGCGTACACTTTTGCTTTTCAATCGGTCATACTGGCAGCAGGGGAGACATGTTGGCAATGGGGCAATGAACAATTTATTTCTGACATTCAGGTGCTTACGGGCACTGTCTCTGTCTCTGGATCATGATGTAGTTGGTTTGCCTAATTCAATTGGTAATCTGAAGCATTTGCGATACTTGAATCTATCTGCAACATCAATAGTAAGGTTGCCTGACTCTGTGAGTActttatataatttgcaaacaTTAATTTTGCATGAATGCAAAGACCTCATTGAGTTGCCTACCAGCATGATGAAATTGATCAACTTATGCCATCTTGATATTACAAAAACAAAGTTACAAGCGATGCCATCGCAATTAAGTAAGCTAACAAAACTCCTTAAGCTAACTGATTTCTTTTTGGGAAAACAAAGTGGGTCAAGCATTAATGAGTTGGGGAAGCTCCAGCACCTAAGAGGAACACTCCGCATTTGGAATCTTCAAAATGTCATGGATGCTCAGAATGCAATAAAAGCCAATTTGAAGGGTAAACAACTGCTTAAGGAGTTGGAGTTAACTTGGAAAGGTGATACTAATGATTCACTGCATGAAAGACTCGTACTGGAGCAATTACAGCCTCATATGAACATTGAATGCCTTTCAATTGTTGGTTATATGGGTACTAGATTTCCAGATTGGATAGGAGATTCCTCGTTCTCAAATATAGTTTCCTTGAAGCTCCTTGGCTGTAAATACTGCTCCTCCTTACCTCCACTTGGACAGCTAGTGTCTCTTAAAGATCTCCTGATCAAAGAATTTGGTGAAATCATGGTTGTTGGTCCCGAGTTCTATGGAAGTTGCACATCCTTGAAGAAGCCATTTGGATCCCTTGAAATTTTGACATTTGAAGGGATGTCAAAATGGCACGAGTGGTTTTTCTATTCAGAAGATGATGAAGGTGGAGCTTTCCCTCGCCTCCAAAAGCTTTACATAAATTGTTGTCCACACCTAACAAAAGTCCTGCCCAACTGTCAACTTCCCTGTTTAACAACACTTGAGATCAGGAAATGTCCACAGCTTGTGTCTTTACTTCCAAGGATTCCGAGCTTCCTTATAGTAGAGGTGGAAGATGATTCTCGAGAAGTGTTGCTAGAGAAATTGTCTTCTGGGCAGCACAGCCTCAAACTTGACCGACTGAAGTCCCTTGACTCCCTATTAAAGGGATGCTTGTCCACTACAGAAAAAATTCTAGTAAGGAACTGTGATTCACTTGAGAGCTTCCCACTGGACCAGTGTCCTCAGTTAAAGCATGTTCGGATCCATGGATGTCCAAATCTCCAATCCCTTTCTTCACATGAAGTAGCTCGTGGGGATGTCACATCTCTCTATTCCTTGGATATCAGGGACTGCCCCCATTTGGTATCTTTTCCCGAAGGAGGATTAGCTGCTCCAAATATGACAGTGCTCCGGTTGCGGAACTGCTCTAAGATGACGTCACTGCCTGAATATATGGACTCCCTTCTCCCGTCCCTCGTGGAAATTTCTTTAAGAAGGTGTCCAGAACTTGAGTCATTTCCAAAAGGGGGATTGCCCTGCAAATTAGAATCACTTGAGGTCTATGCATGCAAGAAACTCATTAATGCCTGCTCAGAATGGAATTTGCAAAAACTCCACTCTCTTTCACGCTTAACTATTGGTATGTGCAAAGAAGTGGAATCCTTCCCTGAAAGTTTGCGGCTTCCACCCAGTCTTTGTTCTCTTAAAATCTCAGAACTCCAAAATCTGAAATCGCTGGACTACAGGGAACTTCAACACCTTACCTCTCTTAGAGAATTGATGATTGATGGTTGCCCTAAGCTCCAGTCATTGCCAGAAGGACTGCCTGCCACTCTTACCTCTTTTAAAATATGGGCACTTCAGAATCTGGAGTCTCTAGGACACAAGGGATTTCAACACCTCACTGCTCTTAGAGAATTGGAGATTGAGAGCTGCCCCATGCTGCAGTCCATGCCAGAAGAACCATTGCCCCCCTCTCTCTCATCTCTATATATCCGGGAGTGTCCTTTGCTGGAAAGTAGGTGTCAGCGAGAGAAGGGGGAAGACTGGCACAAGATTCAGCATGTTCCTAACATACATATCTATGCAACATGCTGA